In Sulfitobacter sp. M39, the following proteins share a genomic window:
- a CDS encoding Y-family DNA polymerase, translating to MKRPVAISDSANFYVSAERIFDPTLKNVPVIVLSNNDGCAIARSDEAKALGIKMGTPLHHIREKVDAHGIRVFSSNYTLYGDISRRVVEVYEDFTPNVEIYSIDECFLDFVGFKDRTAHAMALRAAVLRRVGVPVRIGIAPTKTLAKCANDIAKKNPIFAGVLDMMDESLARWLLPRVPVGDIWGVGRKTTDKLKALGVHTAADLRDLPIRQARAVGTVVLERIVLELQGEACLAFEDVEPQRKGMAVTRSAGTPMTDFDTLFQAITAHASRGAEKLRQHGLVAGTLTVFFHTNKHRPDRPQYTASRTTRMTPMSSDTFDLVEAARHCAEAGWPKSDAKSYGFTKAGIMLNDLVRFEDRPQTLFDQARPKSPALMKALDDVNDRFGKKTMVLASEGKNQTWRLRADHRSPRYTTRMEDLPVVR from the coding sequence ATGAAGCGGCCTGTAGCCATTAGCGACAGCGCGAACTTCTATGTGAGCGCTGAGAGGATATTTGATCCAACGCTAAAGAACGTCCCGGTGATTGTTCTATCCAATAACGACGGCTGCGCTATAGCGCGCAGCGATGAGGCCAAGGCCTTGGGGATCAAGATGGGCACTCCGCTGCATCACATTCGCGAAAAGGTTGATGCTCATGGTATCCGCGTCTTCAGCTCGAACTACACCCTCTATGGTGATATCTCTCGTCGGGTGGTTGAGGTCTACGAAGACTTCACGCCAAACGTCGAGATCTATTCCATCGATGAATGCTTCCTCGACTTCGTCGGGTTCAAGGACCGCACTGCACATGCCATGGCGCTGCGTGCAGCGGTCCTAAGAAGAGTAGGGGTGCCAGTACGTATTGGCATCGCGCCCACCAAGACCCTTGCGAAATGTGCGAACGATATCGCCAAGAAGAACCCCATTTTTGCAGGGGTCTTGGATATGATGGATGAGAGCCTTGCGCGCTGGCTGCTACCGCGTGTGCCAGTCGGGGACATCTGGGGCGTTGGTCGCAAGACCACCGACAAGTTGAAGGCCCTGGGTGTACACACGGCAGCCGATCTTCGTGATCTGCCAATCCGGCAGGCACGGGCTGTTGGTACTGTGGTGCTGGAGAGGATCGTATTGGAGCTACAGGGTGAGGCCTGCCTCGCTTTTGAGGACGTAGAGCCACAGCGCAAAGGTATGGCTGTAACACGATCAGCAGGCACTCCGATGACAGACTTCGACACGCTGTTCCAGGCGATTACCGCGCACGCATCACGGGGCGCTGAAAAGCTGCGCCAGCACGGTTTGGTCGCTGGCACGCTGACTGTGTTCTTTCACACCAATAAGCACCGGCCAGATCGCCCTCAGTATACCGCATCCAGAACAACCCGCATGACCCCGATGTCGTCAGATACCTTCGATCTCGTTGAAGCGGCTCGGCACTGCGCGGAAGCCGGTTGGCCGAAGTCGGACGCTAAAAGCTATGGCTTCACCAAGGCTGGTATCATGCTGAATGACCTGGTGCGGTTCGAAGATCGTCCTCAAACGCTCTTCGACCAAGCGCGTCCGAAATCACCGGCGCTGATGAAGGCTCTGGATGACGTGAATGATCGGTTTGGGAAGAAGACGATGGTTCTGGCCAGCGAAGGTAAGAACCAAACGTGGCGTCTTCGCGCAGATCATCGGAGCCCGCGCTATACCACGCGAATGGAAGACCTGCCGGTGGTGAGATAG
- a CDS encoding site-specific integrase, with product MSQSQTAVTQSVTHGLARYAQQQRVSVRGNHRRKPKYRAGPYLMRRGRMFYFRKRLPVGISKFGPNQFICLSLRTHLPLDAVKRAARLLSVYEKKETDFVDALTEQKLSPDTAKAILLEAMRGELGKMAAEERQADPVSDADIDQRLAALEAENRRLRRAARNKEWGDVLVLLKEASALVSVGLQEPIPNDLGQRANTLKRRLNDVKIAMDEGDDVRTASRDLLADHGVADFDTFIKAPILLSEAKDKTDELYPSKDMKRITAGVHRLLEEFFGNSPISILTKEKQKEFLGWASRLPRTQGRSHGKNRYGQAGKTVTKAEEISKADAEDLLCLEEIRSIEGISDAEKRALLAHRLVPRVTINTLRKYRDAMNRMFKSAQELGADVPEAIPYSKMEHHIRSLAPEDKLYIRVTKPKIRMPWTEERISKLLSCPIYSGCASEHRRWQRGKLIIRDADYWVPLIVLTIGSRIEEILLLKRSDVRYRDGIYLLAIASGAENCGKTEDAKRLVPIPKMLIDLGFIEWFQSLQQDHGVLLFPEAARRSQSGEVSTAYGKHLRRIFNHIGIGDFDEDFYALRKTFSSALKREDVEEGQRQAIAGHKHGSIINVHYTAHHLSDLKDAVDKADFKLQIGKKRQYGFPVIISCDLAQGASLDVEITLGELSEADTVVVRDPNLAQPLLMHSGIVELSHEKVRQLAARLREITALRPLNLPKSAGKRAAFEALLALA from the coding sequence GTGTCACAGTCTCAAACTGCTGTGACACAGAGTGTGACACATGGCCTTGCGCGCTATGCCCAGCAGCAGCGCGTTTCAGTCCGCGGAAACCACCGACGAAAACCTAAATATCGAGCCGGCCCCTACCTGATGCGTAGAGGCCGGATGTTCTATTTCCGTAAACGTTTGCCAGTAGGCATATCAAAATTCGGCCCAAACCAATTTATCTGTCTTTCTTTGCGAACCCACCTCCCACTCGACGCCGTGAAGCGTGCCGCCAGGCTGCTTTCGGTCTACGAGAAAAAGGAGACAGATTTCGTGGACGCACTGACCGAACAAAAATTGAGCCCCGATACCGCTAAAGCGATACTGTTGGAGGCAATGCGCGGCGAACTGGGCAAGATGGCCGCTGAAGAAAGACAAGCGGATCCGGTATCTGATGCAGATATTGATCAGCGACTTGCAGCGCTTGAGGCGGAAAACCGACGCTTGCGGCGAGCAGCCCGCAACAAGGAATGGGGAGACGTGCTGGTTCTTCTGAAAGAGGCCAGTGCTCTGGTTTCCGTAGGCCTCCAAGAGCCCATCCCTAACGATCTGGGTCAACGTGCCAATACGCTAAAGCGACGTCTCAACGATGTAAAAATCGCTATGGATGAAGGCGATGACGTACGAACAGCCAGTCGAGACCTTTTGGCAGACCATGGCGTTGCGGATTTTGATACTTTTATTAAGGCTCCTATTCTCTTGTCCGAAGCAAAAGACAAAACCGATGAGCTTTACCCGTCAAAAGACATGAAGCGGATTACGGCAGGGGTTCACCGACTTCTGGAGGAATTCTTTGGCAACAGTCCCATCTCAATATTGACGAAGGAAAAACAGAAGGAATTTCTGGGGTGGGCTTCAAGGTTGCCAAGAACTCAAGGCAGGAGCCATGGTAAGAACCGCTATGGGCAGGCCGGAAAAACTGTAACCAAGGCAGAAGAAATCTCGAAAGCCGATGCAGAGGACCTTCTTTGCTTAGAAGAAATTCGATCGATTGAAGGCATTTCGGATGCCGAAAAGCGAGCGCTATTGGCGCATCGTCTTGTTCCGCGCGTGACCATCAATACGCTTAGAAAATATCGTGACGCCATGAATCGCATGTTCAAATCGGCACAGGAACTGGGTGCCGATGTGCCAGAGGCCATCCCATACTCCAAAATGGAACATCACATCAGATCTCTCGCGCCAGAGGACAAGCTTTATATCCGTGTCACGAAACCGAAGATCCGCATGCCTTGGACGGAGGAAAGAATTTCAAAGCTTCTATCGTGCCCAATCTACAGTGGCTGCGCGTCAGAACACCGTCGCTGGCAGCGCGGAAAGCTCATCATTCGCGACGCAGACTATTGGGTGCCTCTGATTGTTTTGACAATAGGATCTCGAATTGAAGAGATCCTATTGCTCAAACGAAGCGATGTTCGTTACCGTGATGGGATCTATTTATTGGCAATCGCATCAGGTGCGGAAAATTGTGGTAAAACCGAAGATGCGAAGCGCCTCGTTCCTATCCCAAAGATGCTGATCGATCTGGGATTCATCGAATGGTTTCAGTCTTTACAGCAAGATCACGGTGTTCTTTTGTTCCCCGAGGCTGCCAGACGCTCCCAGTCCGGAGAAGTAAGTACAGCCTATGGCAAGCACCTTCGCCGAATATTCAATCACATTGGGATTGGCGATTTTGATGAGGATTTCTATGCGCTTCGGAAGACATTTTCGAGCGCCCTGAAGCGAGAGGACGTGGAGGAGGGTCAACGCCAAGCAATTGCAGGGCACAAGCATGGTTCAATCATCAACGTGCACTATACAGCGCATCACCTCAGTGACTTGAAGGATGCCGTCGATAAAGCAGATTTCAAACTCCAAATCGGTAAAAAACGTCAGTACGGTTTTCCGGTCATCATATCATGCGACTTGGCACAGGGCGCATCGCTCGATGTGGAGATTACACTCGGTGAACTTTCCGAGGCGGATACCGTTGTTGTGCGTGACCCAAATCTGGCGCAACCGCTTCTCATGCATTCGGGTATTGTAGAGCTATCGCATGAAAAGGTGCGGCAGTTAGCAGCAAGACTACGCGAAATAACTGCGCTGCGCCCTCTCAATTTACCAAAGAGCGCGGGAAAGCGTGCAGCGTTTGAGGCTTTGCTGGCACTGGCCTGA
- a CDS encoding ParA family protein, producing the protein MTKVISLVGQKGGSGKSTIAVHLAMEALLKKEGSQVAIIDMDPQGSVLEWSQMRGDSNPVVVHGTPDTLNDILGQAADDGFDYVVLDTPGRRDSTLVELVAARSDLILLPLRPSLFDVRAVADTVRLLRSKAYKMRFLLSQTPARGNQVADTEAYCASAHPEVVVAQSKIGYRTAFQSALIDGRGVQEAGRSGSKGALEIAGLFDEILGLLNS; encoded by the coding sequence ATGACCAAGGTTATTAGTTTGGTCGGTCAGAAGGGCGGTAGCGGAAAATCTACAATTGCAGTTCATCTTGCGATGGAAGCCCTCCTGAAGAAAGAAGGTAGTCAGGTAGCAATTATCGACATGGACCCGCAGGGGTCAGTCCTGGAATGGTCTCAAATGCGGGGAGATTCGAACCCTGTGGTGGTTCACGGTACGCCGGATACGCTGAATGATATCTTGGGTCAGGCCGCTGACGATGGTTTCGACTATGTCGTACTGGATACACCCGGTCGGCGAGATTCAACCCTGGTCGAGCTCGTAGCTGCCAGGTCTGATCTAATTCTATTGCCGCTGCGCCCGTCGCTTTTTGACGTGCGCGCTGTCGCGGATACAGTCCGCCTTCTTAGATCCAAAGCCTATAAAATGCGATTTCTGCTGTCTCAAACCCCGGCGCGTGGGAACCAAGTGGCAGACACAGAAGCATATTGCGCCAGCGCACACCCGGAAGTAGTGGTCGCTCAATCCAAAATCGGGTACCGAACAGCATTTCAAAGCGCTTTGATTGATGGTCGTGGGGTCCAGGAAGCTGGTCGAAGCGGAAGCAAAGGCGCGCTGGAGATAGCAGGCCTATTTGATGAAATACTGGGCCTGCTGAACAGTTAG
- a CDS encoding plasmid recombination protein has product MSEPFKPKTVVDLKRMTRSDIIALYKHCMRATGQDDHIIKSQTKDNKWLIGDDTNFLSVVDTYIRIQGATIDKRNVKSATALVLQASPEYFRPEFHRDDPEGFGKYDTQKLDDWVLANVKWLKNTFGSDCIAAHLHVDERTPHIHAVIVPMFEKAPTMPKNKRKGETQAHFDLRVERAKKKKGRKVVSHHKHYLFGAGRKSYEKVVDSYAAAVKHLGIVRSERGSKATPTTKQEWARLLYKKSKEIEQNVIGMHKRQRLEDASFEIGVAALMDDKIRYAEAKDGREEGLLPSTNWPQEKHEQDEIKSGVKPAKARIVAFAKKIRDFTNSSFEKAKKRVFEMLKAVERREAAVKAKELELAEREKALGLIEGIDDTWFEDGEMSEANERTLRESGIIQDQIQHQPTLEVRKEFVRVQVR; this is encoded by the coding sequence ATGTCAGAACCTTTCAAGCCGAAGACCGTCGTCGATTTAAAGCGTATGACGCGCTCAGATATCATCGCTTTATACAAACACTGTATGAGAGCGACCGGACAAGACGATCACATCATCAAATCTCAAACCAAGGACAACAAATGGCTCATTGGAGACGACACCAACTTTCTGAGTGTTGTTGACACCTACATTCGGATCCAAGGAGCGACGATTGACAAACGGAATGTAAAATCGGCGACAGCTTTGGTGCTTCAGGCGAGCCCAGAATACTTCCGACCAGAATTTCACAGGGATGACCCTGAGGGCTTCGGGAAGTATGATACCCAAAAACTCGATGATTGGGTGTTGGCGAATGTTAAATGGCTCAAAAACACCTTTGGAAGCGACTGCATCGCAGCTCATCTTCACGTTGATGAACGTACTCCGCATATTCATGCGGTAATTGTCCCAATGTTCGAAAAGGCACCAACCATGCCAAAGAATAAACGCAAGGGCGAGACGCAAGCGCACTTTGACCTTCGGGTCGAACGAGCCAAGAAGAAAAAGGGGCGGAAAGTGGTGTCGCATCACAAGCACTACCTCTTTGGCGCGGGCCGAAAAAGCTATGAAAAAGTTGTCGACTCATATGCGGCCGCGGTTAAGCATCTTGGTATCGTGAGGTCTGAGCGAGGGTCGAAGGCGACACCGACAACGAAGCAAGAGTGGGCGCGACTACTCTACAAGAAGTCGAAAGAAATAGAGCAAAACGTGATCGGCATGCACAAGCGCCAAAGGTTGGAAGACGCAAGCTTTGAAATCGGGGTGGCAGCGCTGATGGACGACAAAATTCGATACGCTGAAGCAAAGGATGGAAGGGAGGAGGGGCTTTTGCCGTCTACAAATTGGCCGCAGGAAAAACATGAGCAGGACGAGATCAAATCAGGAGTTAAGCCGGCTAAAGCTCGGATCGTCGCGTTTGCGAAAAAGATCAGAGATTTTACCAACTCTTCGTTTGAAAAGGCGAAGAAGCGCGTCTTCGAGATGCTCAAAGCCGTTGAAAGACGCGAGGCCGCTGTGAAGGCCAAAGAGCTCGAGCTTGCGGAGCGCGAAAAAGCTCTTGGTCTTATAGAAGGCATCGACGACACATGGTTCGAGGACGGGGAGATGAGCGAAGCAAACGAACGGACCCTCCGCGAAAGCGGCATCATTCAGGACCAGATACAGCATCAGCCGACTCTTGAAGTCCGAAAGGAATTCGTAAGGGTGCAGGTACGTTGA
- a CDS encoding MBL fold metallo-hydrolase, with protein sequence MSDNYVALLGTKGGPAIRPGSAMPTSSLYALNGQKIIVDCGLGVTKGLVDQGIQLKDLSLIIISHLHSDHYLELGPLLHTAWTAGLRTRVDIYGPPGLDMYWEGFCSSMEADIDLRIEDEGRPDLRHLITIHAIDAGLVVSRDGVTISAIRNQHPPLVDTFAFSFKTDEVHVVFSGDTAPIRALENFARGADLLIHEAMLESALPALLERVGNGSDKLMAHFLRSHTFAHEAAMTAANAGVKRLALTHLIPSDDPAYDAKDWQDACAGHYNGELIVGHDAIRIAL encoded by the coding sequence ATGTCCGACAATTACGTCGCTCTTTTGGGCACGAAAGGAGGGCCAGCCATCCGTCCGGGATCCGCGATGCCGACGTCATCGTTATATGCACTGAACGGCCAGAAAATTATTGTCGACTGTGGGTTGGGTGTGACCAAAGGTTTGGTCGATCAAGGCATACAACTGAAAGACCTGTCACTAATCATAATCAGCCACTTGCATTCGGATCACTACCTTGAATTGGGGCCGCTTTTGCACACCGCGTGGACGGCAGGTCTTAGAACACGCGTAGACATCTATGGCCCACCCGGGTTGGATATGTATTGGGAAGGTTTTTGCTCCTCGATGGAGGCAGACATCGACCTGCGCATCGAAGACGAAGGTCGACCGGACTTGCGTCATCTCATAACCATTCATGCTATCGACGCCGGGCTTGTGGTATCCCGTGATGGCGTCACGATCTCAGCCATTCGGAACCAACATCCACCACTCGTCGATACCTTCGCATTTTCGTTCAAGACTGATGAGGTCCACGTCGTATTTTCAGGCGACACCGCCCCAATCAGAGCGCTCGAAAATTTCGCGCGAGGTGCGGATCTGTTGATCCACGAGGCAATGCTGGAGTCCGCTCTACCCGCGCTATTAGAACGAGTTGGAAACGGCAGTGACAAGTTGATGGCGCACTTTCTAAGATCTCACACCTTTGCCCATGAGGCGGCAATGACGGCAGCGAATGCAGGAGTAAAACGACTTGCTCTCACGCACCTCATTCCTTCCGATGACCCTGCCTATGACGCAAAGGATTGGCAGGACGCCTGTGCTGGGCACTACAATGGCGAGCTTATTGTAGGCCATGATGCGATCCGCATAGCACTCTGA
- a CDS encoding NADPH:quinone reductase, producing MRAVTYSTLGEARDVLTLTEMPTPAPAAGEVLVRLAVSGVNPSDVKSRRGRPGMTHPPFETVIPHSDGAGVIEAVGDGVDQARVGQRVWIWNGQWQRPFGTAATHIALPQAQAVPLPDDVSFDTAASLGIPGLTAAHAVFNGGDVAGQTLLIQGGAGTVGYLAVQFAAWAGARVIATTGASGAERAKSAGADVVLDYSAPDLAQQVLDANGGAPVDQVIEVEFGANIALDAEVIKPNGRIAAYGSAKVMEPTLPFLPLLFKAVTIDIILVYLLTEAERALAIKKTHQALAEGALHCPVEQTFALSDTVKAHEAVEAGARAGAILINCEG from the coding sequence ATGCGCGCAGTCACCTATTCCACCCTTGGCGAAGCACGCGACGTGCTGACCCTGACCGAGATGCCAACCCCTGCCCCCGCTGCGGGCGAGGTGCTGGTGCGGCTGGCCGTGTCGGGGGTGAACCCCTCCGATGTGAAATCCCGACGCGGGCGCCCCGGCATGACCCATCCCCCCTTCGAGACAGTGATCCCGCATAGCGATGGCGCCGGCGTGATCGAGGCCGTGGGCGACGGTGTGGACCAAGCCCGCGTGGGCCAGCGCGTCTGGATCTGGAACGGGCAATGGCAGCGCCCCTTCGGCACTGCTGCGACCCATATCGCCCTGCCGCAAGCGCAGGCCGTCCCGCTGCCCGATGACGTGAGCTTTGACACTGCCGCCAGCCTTGGCATCCCCGGGCTAACCGCGGCCCACGCTGTGTTCAACGGCGGTGATGTCGCGGGGCAAACGCTGCTTATCCAAGGGGGCGCGGGCACGGTCGGCTATCTCGCCGTACAATTCGCCGCCTGGGCCGGCGCCCGTGTGATCGCCACCACCGGAGCCAGCGGGGCCGAGCGCGCAAAATCCGCCGGTGCAGACGTCGTGCTGGACTATAGCGCCCCCGATCTGGCGCAACAGGTGCTTGATGCCAACGGTGGTGCCCCCGTCGACCAGGTCATCGAGGTCGAATTCGGTGCCAATATCGCGCTGGATGCAGAGGTGATCAAACCCAACGGGCGCATCGCGGCCTATGGCTCTGCCAAAGTGATGGAGCCGACGCTCCCCTTCCTGCCGCTGCTCTTCAAGGCGGTGACCATCGACATCATCCTCGTCTACCTGCTGACCGAGGCCGAACGTGCCCTCGCGATCAAGAAAACCCATCAAGCCTTGGCCGAAGGTGCGCTGCACTGCCCGGTCGAACAAACATTCGCGCTGTCAGACACGGTCAAAGCCCATGAAGCCGTCGAAGCCGGTGCCCGCGCAGGTGCGATCTTGATCAACTGCGAAGGCTGA
- a CDS encoding GNAT family N-acetyltransferase, whose translation MERSSPAILPLSLSTLQQSRIEHYGRLSAASRSQRFMGSISDEALTCFAQQSRPDLTLAIERDSAPRAMLELYFGEYAHAEVGLSVEDAYQGRGLGRTLFKRGLSEARAHKMLTVDVNFVRSNIAMHKLCIDEGGDVECIGSECTAQLRTNCEQFANSAKTEGVQR comes from the coding sequence ATGGAACGTTCGTCCCCAGCGATATTGCCACTGAGCCTGTCAACTTTACAGCAAAGCCGCATCGAACATTACGGCCGACTTAGTGCGGCATCTCGTTCACAGCGATTTATGGGTAGCATAAGTGATGAAGCCCTAACGTGCTTCGCTCAGCAGTCGCGGCCTGACTTAACGCTTGCGATCGAGAGAGACAGTGCCCCGCGTGCGATGCTTGAACTGTATTTCGGTGAATACGCGCATGCTGAAGTAGGTCTATCTGTCGAAGACGCGTACCAGGGGCGCGGCCTTGGGCGGACACTATTCAAGCGTGGCCTTAGCGAAGCCCGGGCACATAAGATGTTGACTGTAGATGTGAACTTCGTGCGAAGTAATATCGCAATGCACAAGCTCTGCATTGATGAGGGCGGTGATGTTGAGTGCATCGGTTCTGAATGCACTGCGCAGCTCCGTACCAACTGTGAACAATTTGCAAACTCGGCAAAAACTGAAGGGGTTCAAAGATGA
- a CDS encoding LexA family protein, with protein sequence MPVYPVDGPVHIPSQSVRIVSTPVSAGFPSPAGDDLEDEIDPMAWVVRHPSSTFWWRVEGDCLWDAGIRDGDIIAVDRAGKRRIGRAVLAVVDGAVTAKILRKRGDRYYLAPANSQEQFPDVELTEDSEIWGVIAGVVRRYDLA encoded by the coding sequence ATGCCAGTTTACCCAGTTGATGGACCCGTCCACATACCATCCCAATCTGTTCGAATTGTCAGCACACCAGTCAGCGCCGGTTTTCCTTCGCCAGCTGGAGACGATCTCGAAGACGAGATTGACCCTATGGCCTGGGTAGTTCGGCATCCTTCATCCACATTTTGGTGGCGCGTAGAAGGGGACTGCCTGTGGGACGCTGGGATACGTGATGGTGACATCATCGCTGTAGACCGTGCTGGCAAGCGACGCATCGGGAGAGCCGTGCTGGCCGTGGTAGATGGTGCTGTCACAGCAAAGATCCTGCGTAAGCGTGGTGACAGGTACTACCTCGCACCTGCGAATAGTCAGGAGCAGTTCCCCGACGTCGAACTAACTGAGGATAGTGAAATTTGGGGCGTCATCGCTGGTGTTGTCCGGCGTTACGACTTGGCATGA
- a CDS encoding SH3 domain-containing protein produces the protein MKPMLRSVLLGTLAAVHLCTTPVFAQEVGQVTNLPVPRFVSMKASEGNVRRGPSLTHRIDWVFKHRDVPLRITAEHGHWRRVEDRDGMGGWVHYSLLSGTRTVLVEQDRLQLLVRPDPKAPVEAELELGVIARLGACDLEWCFLRVGGYKGWAPKARLWGVGPKELRD, from the coding sequence ATGAAACCGATGTTACGTTCCGTCCTTTTGGGCACCCTTGCAGCCGTTCACCTGTGCACCACCCCGGTTTTCGCACAAGAGGTCGGTCAGGTGACCAACCTGCCGGTGCCCCGTTTCGTGTCCATGAAAGCCAGCGAGGGGAACGTGCGGCGCGGGCCTTCGCTGACGCACCGGATCGACTGGGTGTTCAAACATCGCGACGTGCCGCTGCGCATCACGGCAGAGCATGGCCACTGGCGCCGCGTCGAAGACCGCGACGGCATGGGCGGCTGGGTGCATTATTCGCTTTTGTCGGGCACACGCACCGTGCTGGTGGAACAAGACCGTCTGCAGCTGCTTGTCCGCCCCGACCCCAAGGCCCCCGTCGAGGCAGAGCTTGAACTGGGCGTGATCGCGCGGCTCGGAGCCTGCGACCTTGAATGGTGTTTCCTGCGGGTCGGCGGCTATAAAGGCTGGGCCCCCAAAGCGCGGCTTTGGGGCGTGGGCCCGAAAGAGCTACGCGACTGA
- a CDS encoding zinc ribbon domain-containing protein YjdM, whose protein sequence is MTDHLPPCPECSSAYVYQVDNLLTCPECGHEWVSEEPADTALEVRDSVGNTLVDGDTVTVIKDLKIRGSSSVVKVGTKVRGIRLVDGDHDIDCKVPGIGKMGLKSEFVKKVAE, encoded by the coding sequence ATGACTGATCACTTACCCCCATGTCCTGAATGCTCTTCGGCCTATGTTTATCAAGTCGATAATTTATTGACCTGCCCGGAATGCGGTCACGAATGGGTATCTGAGGAACCGGCCGATACGGCATTAGAAGTGCGTGACAGCGTTGGAAACACCCTTGTGGATGGTGATACGGTCACCGTTATCAAAGATTTGAAGATCAGAGGCTCTTCCTCGGTGGTCAAGGTCGGGACCAAGGTCCGCGGTATTCGATTGGTGGACGGCGATCACGACATAGATTGCAAAGTTCCAGGAATTGGTAAGATGGGCCTAAAGTCTGAATTCGTGAAGAAAGTTGCTGAATAA
- a CDS encoding ParB/RepB/Spo0J family partition protein encodes MTYQKTKSLRELAAAERAPSEKLAAANFSETILEISPYEIDDSTGIRDRYSHSNRDFDGLKESIERNGQQQPILVGSCDPKTGKYPIIAGRNRLRVASLLGISLKAIVRPIDGEERLVAQLQENISRSDYTVGDKIGIMIELKKMSFKQVRIAEMMSVSKTDISKLLGLYEKLVDLAGSHDFARALLASKAGRPKWQNLAKALEELPHGSRSKICEKVVEDLQGECDADPISLAISAIKDEMKTSQSVTDFLPLERSYKEASEALSNATLNTRDLCELKYEGDPHVNALLQKAIQIEHSTLKAMIIERFEALVAKSLGAAKNLDRGMQ; translated from the coding sequence GTGACGTATCAAAAGACCAAATCCCTTCGCGAGCTTGCCGCAGCCGAGCGCGCCCCAAGCGAAAAGTTGGCAGCTGCCAACTTTTCCGAAACGATATTGGAAATCTCTCCATACGAGATCGATGACAGCACCGGTATCAGAGACCGATATTCGCATTCTAATCGCGATTTTGATGGCTTGAAGGAAAGCATCGAGCGGAATGGCCAGCAACAACCCATACTGGTTGGTTCGTGCGACCCGAAAACAGGCAAGTACCCGATAATAGCCGGACGTAATCGACTTCGTGTTGCTTCACTCTTGGGGATCAGCCTCAAAGCTATTGTGCGACCGATTGACGGTGAAGAGAGGTTGGTGGCGCAGCTGCAAGAAAACATTTCCAGAAGCGATTATACGGTTGGTGACAAGATTGGCATCATGATCGAGTTGAAGAAGATGTCCTTCAAGCAGGTTCGCATCGCCGAAATGATGAGTGTCTCGAAAACCGACATCTCAAAGTTACTTGGGTTGTACGAAAAGTTAGTGGACCTGGCGGGGTCACATGACTTTGCGAGGGCGCTCCTCGCGTCCAAGGCTGGTCGACCCAAATGGCAAAACTTGGCCAAGGCACTGGAAGAATTACCGCACGGTTCTCGGAGTAAAATTTGTGAGAAGGTTGTTGAAGATCTTCAGGGTGAATGTGACGCGGATCCAATATCTTTGGCGATATCGGCTATCAAAGATGAAATGAAAACCTCGCAATCTGTGACCGATTTCCTGCCACTTGAACGATCATACAAGGAAGCGTCAGAGGCCTTGTCAAACGCCACTTTAAACACGCGCGACCTGTGTGAGTTGAAGTACGAGGGTGATCCTCATGTAAACGCGCTCCTCCAGAAGGCTATTCAGATCGAACACTCGACTTTGAAAGCAATGATCATCGAACGCTTTGAGGCGCTGGTAGCAAAGTCACTTGGTGCCGCAAAAAACCTTGATCGGGGGATGCAATGA